A region of the Desulfobacter postgatei 2ac9 genome:
CGCTTCCCGGAGCCAACTGCGGGGGATGCGGATACTTAGGCTGTTCCGACTATGCCCTGGCTATTGTCGCGGACAATGATCCTGTGAATAAATGCACGGTCGGCGGGGAGGCCTGCGCCAAAGCGATTGCCGATCTCATGGGTGTTGAAGTCGGCGATATGGTGCCTTTGCATGCCATCGTTCATTGCAACGCGCCGTTGTCCAGTCGTTTAGGGCGTACCCGATACATGGGTGAAAAGCGGTGCGCATCTGCCCAGCAGGTGGCAGGCGTTCAGGGCTGCACCTTTGGATGTCTTGGGTATGGTGACTGTGTTGAGGTCTGCAATTACGACGCCATCCATATTCTAGACGGACTTGCCCGGGTGGACTATGAAAAATGTATTGGTTGCGGTGCCTGCACCAAGGCCTGCCCCAGGGGTATTATCTCCATTGAAGGATTCAGGCAAAAGGCAATACCTGTGGTTGCCTGCTCCAATAAAGACAAGGCAAAGGATGCCAAAGCCGTGTGCAACAATGCATGTATAGGGTGCAAAGCCTGTGCAAAGGAGTCTGACCTCTTCACTATTTCGGACAACCTGTCTAAATGCAATTATGATGGCTATTCACCCCTAAAA
Encoded here:
- a CDS encoding RnfABCDGE type electron transport complex subunit B, with product MMVSLGIAGASMLVMAIIFSYILGWANKKFKVVVDPKIEEVTQALPGANCGGCGYLGCSDYALAIVADNDPVNKCTVGGEACAKAIADLMGVEVGDMVPLHAIVHCNAPLSSRLGRTRYMGEKRCASAQQVAGVQGCTFGCLGYGDCVEVCNYDAIHILDGLARVDYEKCIGCGACTKACPRGIISIEGFRQKAIPVVACSNKDKAKDAKAVCNNACIGCKACAKESDLFTISDNLSKCNYDGYSPLKYEEVMKAIEKCPTGCIQFMGSR